The Podarcis raffonei isolate rPodRaf1 chromosome 2, rPodRaf1.pri, whole genome shotgun sequence genome window below encodes:
- the MRPS7 gene encoding 28S ribosomal protein S7, mitochondrial, translating into MAASMVEKLGAARQRLCGSWKVWLPGLTQVRWSRYSPVYLEPEVNKEVYHKLPEQISDEEKAKLELKKVRPIKATASNVTSSVFYDPLISKFTSMMMKGGNKILARNIINQTLEAIKRKQLEKYHKAEEKEKENIECNPYTIFHQALSNCQPVIGLMTVQKGGKNYQVPTPLSDNRRRFLAMKWLLRECRENKHRRTFMHQKLSEELLAAFSNEGPIIKKKHELHKIAESNRAFAHYRWW; encoded by the exons ATGGCTGCGTCCATGGTGGAGAAGCTCGGGGCAGCGAGGCAGCGGCTGTGCGGTTCCTGGAAGGTCTGGTTGCCCGG GCTGACTCAGGTCAGATGGAGCCGATACAGTCCTGTTTATCTTGAACCAGAAGTGAACAAAGAAGTGTATCATAAACTTCCAGAACAAATATCAGATGAGGAAAAAGCCAAACTGGAACTCAAAAAAGTTAGACCTATAAAAGCCACCGCTTCCAATGTCACCAGCTCTGTATTCTATGATCCACTGATCAG CAAATTCACTAGCATGATGATGAAGGGAGGAAATAAAATTTTGGCCCGAAACATCATAAATCAG ACTTTAGAAGCAATCAAGAGGAAGCAGCTTGAGAAGTACCACAAAGcggaagagaaggaaaaagaaaacattgagtGCAATCCATACACTATCTTCCACCAGGCACTGAGCAACTGCCAGCCTGTCATTGGGCTGATGACTGTCCAGAAAGGAGGCAAAAACTACCAG GTCCCAACCCCTTTGTCAGACAACCGCCGACGCTTTTTAGCCATGAAGTGGCTGCTCAGGGAATGCAGGGAAAACAAACACAGGCGGACATTTATGCACCAAAAGCTTTCCGAAGAGCTTCTGGCTGCCTTCAGCAATGAAGGACCTATCATAAAGAAAAAGCATGAGTTGCACAAGATAGCAGAGTCTAACCGAGCCTTTGCTCACTACCGGTGGTGGTAG
- the MIF4GD gene encoding MIF4G domain-containing protein, producing the protein MGDSGKEEYKIHTFDTEIQQLLKTALKDPSSVDLEKVANVIVDQSLKDSVFSKEAGRICYTIIQAESKQVGQSVFRRGLLNRLQQEYKDRDELRARSLQAWICYVTFICNIFDYLRVNNMPMMALVNPVYDCLFRLAQPESLRKEEEVDCLVLQLHRIGEQLEKMNTQRMDELFSLLRDGFLLQEGLTSLSQLLLLEIIEFRAADWKMTDAAQKYYYSEVAD; encoded by the exons ATGGGGGACTCAGgcaaagaagaatataaaataCACACGTTTGATACAGAGATTCAGCAGCTACTCAAAACAGCCCTCAAAG ACCCCAGCAGTGTAGATCTGGAGAAGGTTGCCAACGTAATTGTGGACCAGTCCCTCAAAGACTCTGTGTTCAGCAAAGAGGCCGGGCGCATCTGCTACACCATCATCCAG GCGGAGAGCAAACAGGTGGGCCAGAGTGTCTTTCGGCGGGGGCTCCTCAACCGACTTCAGCAGGAGTATAAAGACCGGGATGAACTGCGAGCCCGCTCCCTCCAGGCCTGGATCTGCTATGTCACTTTTATCTGTAACATCTTTGACTACCTGAGG GTCAATAACATGCCCATGATGGCACTGGTGAACCCAGTTTACGACTGCCTGTTCCGACTGGCGCAGCCAGAAAGCCTGCGGAAAGAGGAAGAG GTGGACTGTCTGGTGTTACAGCTACACCGCATTGGTGAACAACTTGAGAAGATGAACACCCAGAGGATGGATGAGCTTTTTTCCCTCCTGCGAGATGGTTTCCTCCTGCAGGAGGGCCTTACCTCCCTTTCCCAGCTACTCTTGCTTGAGATCATTGAGTTCCGGGCTGCCGACTGGAAAATGacagatgcagcccagaagtACTATTATAGTGAGGTCGCAGACTGA